A single region of the Kineosporiaceae bacterium SCSIO 59966 genome encodes:
- a CDS encoding methyltransferase domain-containing protein: MTGRAYCAATSREIHEPLAGTASTVRAFLLLEHGGPWGRSVLQHATFPDGVREGMRDLCARHGVRGMLMRRPGSGPGVPERPRVVLSVTSPDGGVAAERRLDDVTDVAALPLASLLAELRAGRVPAGWTGVENFLGTCTHGRHDACCAEYGRPVARALHDLVGDSAWEVSHVGGDRFAGNVLALPEGLYYGHVTPADAADLVAARRSGRLLTRLLRGRSSLPFAAQAAEIAVRRHLGLEQADAVRVLEVEQSEHAVRSGHSVPTVQRTTTTWSVNTGAAPATWRVVVETAHPGPSRPLTCTGEASRPPVHTVVELAATDAPGRGMQGWDAAYAARAAAGRQVGDLDPLLVGLLADLPPGRALDVAAGTGPAARWLAAHGWQVTAVDFSAEAVALARRADAQAGVDVDWVVADARVWQPPAGSPGFDLVLVVRAALPDVVARAGDWLAPGGRLVVVGHSRANLAIADAPGPRDPRLLHDPDSLRRLAGDLEVERCEEVDRRPEGGRGVDVVLVARRH; this comes from the coding sequence GTGACGGGGCGCGCGTACTGCGCCGCGACGAGCCGGGAGATCCACGAGCCCCTCGCCGGGACGGCGAGCACGGTCCGCGCGTTCCTGCTCCTGGAGCACGGTGGCCCGTGGGGACGCAGCGTGCTGCAGCACGCCACGTTCCCCGACGGGGTCCGCGAGGGGATGCGGGACCTGTGTGCCCGGCACGGCGTCCGCGGCATGCTCATGCGTCGTCCCGGCAGCGGCCCAGGCGTACCGGAGCGGCCCCGGGTGGTGCTGTCCGTCACCAGCCCGGACGGCGGCGTCGCGGCCGAGCGGCGCCTCGACGACGTGACGGACGTCGCCGCTCTACCGCTGGCCTCGCTGCTCGCCGAGCTGCGCGCCGGCCGGGTGCCGGCCGGGTGGACCGGGGTCGAGAACTTCCTCGGCACGTGCACCCACGGCCGCCACGACGCCTGCTGCGCCGAGTACGGCCGCCCGGTCGCGCGCGCCCTGCACGACCTGGTCGGGGACTCGGCGTGGGAGGTGTCCCACGTCGGCGGCGACCGGTTCGCCGGCAACGTGCTAGCCCTGCCCGAGGGCCTGTACTACGGCCACGTCACCCCAGCCGACGCTGCCGACCTCGTCGCCGCCCGTCGCAGCGGACGGCTGCTCACCCGGCTGCTGCGCGGTCGCTCGTCGTTGCCGTTCGCCGCACAGGCGGCCGAGATCGCCGTGCGCCGCCACCTCGGCCTCGAGCAGGCGGACGCCGTCCGCGTGCTGGAGGTGGAGCAGTCCGAGCACGCCGTGCGCTCCGGGCACTCGGTGCCCACGGTGCAACGGACGACGACGACCTGGTCGGTGAACACCGGAGCGGCCCCGGCCACCTGGCGGGTCGTCGTCGAGACCGCCCACCCGGGGCCGTCACGGCCGCTGACCTGCACCGGTGAGGCGTCCCGGCCCCCCGTGCACACGGTCGTCGAGCTGGCCGCCACAGACGCACCCGGGCGCGGGATGCAGGGGTGGGACGCCGCCTACGCCGCTCGAGCGGCGGCCGGCCGGCAGGTGGGGGACCTCGACCCGCTGCTCGTCGGCCTGCTCGCCGACCTGCCACCCGGGCGGGCGCTCGACGTGGCCGCGGGCACGGGGCCGGCGGCGCGCTGGCTGGCGGCCCACGGCTGGCAGGTCACCGCCGTGGACTTCTCCGCCGAGGCGGTTGCGCTCGCCCGCCGGGCGGACGCGCAGGCAGGGGTGGACGTCGACTGGGTGGTGGCCGACGCCCGCGTCTGGCAGCCGCCGGCGGGCTCACCGGGCTTCGACCTGGTCCTCGTCGTCCGGGCCGCCCTGCCGGACGTCGTGGCCCGGGCCGGTGACTGGCTCGCCCCCGGCGGCCGGCTGGTCGTCGTCGGGCACTCCAGGGCGAACCTGGCCATAGCCGACGCCCCTGGCCCCCGGGACCCTCGGCTCCTGCACGACCCGGACTCGCTGCGCCGGCTCGCCGGGGACCTCGAGGTCGAACGCTGCGAGGAGGTGGACCGCCGCCCCGAGGGCGGCCGCGGTGTTGACGTCGTCCTGGTCGCACGCCGGCACTGA
- a CDS encoding cupin, translating to MPPDDAPSRTLARCVGDVAAFAADVWGRRSQVHPSGVPADDLLSLDDVDALVTSSALRVPTFRLVKDGRPLPVASYTTDGTIGGRRYDGVAAPAKVLAAMDDGATLVLQGAQRYHPPLARLARDLEVALGHRCQVNAYVTPPAARGLEVHADPHDVLVLQAFGTKTWEVHPTPWQSRHEPDAGVVEQLLVPGDVQYLPAGTPHAARSQDVLSGHVTVGILTTSWADVVQDVVRAVLDDATLDDGTLTDGTGLTGPLPVGWHEDPDAAADALADRLHRVADALRDRPAGPVLRQRAETFLRRRPALLAGALVDRTRLPGLDDATVLERRPGAVLRVVSGPDADRIRLLLGDRALDVPARLALAVETVARRDRLTPADLAGVLDAESRLVLCRRLVREGLLRVADPTVGPGAGR from the coding sequence CTGCCCCCCGACGACGCACCGAGCCGCACCCTGGCCCGCTGCGTCGGTGACGTCGCTGCATTCGCCGCCGACGTGTGGGGCCGCCGCTCCCAGGTGCACCCGTCCGGGGTGCCCGCCGACGACCTGCTCTCGCTCGACGACGTCGACGCCCTCGTGACGTCCTCGGCGCTGCGGGTGCCGACGTTCCGGCTGGTCAAGGACGGCCGGCCGCTGCCGGTGGCGTCGTACACGACCGACGGCACGATCGGCGGCCGGCGCTACGACGGCGTCGCGGCACCCGCGAAGGTGCTGGCCGCGATGGACGACGGGGCGACCCTGGTGCTGCAGGGGGCTCAGCGGTACCACCCGCCGCTGGCGCGCCTCGCCCGCGACCTCGAGGTGGCCCTGGGTCACCGCTGCCAGGTCAACGCCTACGTGACCCCGCCGGCCGCCCGCGGGCTCGAGGTGCACGCCGACCCGCACGACGTCCTCGTGCTGCAGGCGTTCGGGACCAAGACGTGGGAGGTGCACCCCACCCCCTGGCAGTCCCGTCACGAGCCGGACGCCGGCGTCGTCGAGCAGCTGCTCGTCCCCGGGGACGTGCAGTACCTGCCGGCCGGGACGCCGCACGCAGCCCGCTCCCAGGACGTGCTGAGCGGCCACGTCACCGTCGGGATCCTCACCACCTCCTGGGCGGACGTCGTCCAGGACGTGGTGCGGGCGGTGCTCGACGACGCCACGCTCGATGACGGCACGCTGACCGACGGCACCGGTCTCACCGGGCCGCTGCCGGTGGGCTGGCACGAGGACCCGGACGCAGCCGCGGACGCCCTCGCCGACCGCCTGCACCGCGTCGCCGACGCCCTGCGCGACCGTCCTGCGGGACCGGTGCTGCGGCAGCGGGCCGAGACGTTCCTGCGGCGCCGCCCTGCCCTGCTGGCCGGCGCGCTGGTGGACCGCACCCGACTCCCTGGCCTCGACGACGCGACGGTCCTGGAGCGCCGCCCCGGCGCGGTGCTGCGGGTGGTCTCGGGCCCGGACGCCGACCGGATCCGGCTGCTCCTGGGGGACCGGGCGCTGGACGTCCCGGCCCGCCTGGCCCTGGCCGTCGAGACCGTCGCCCGGCGCGACCGGCTGACCCCGGCCGACCTGGCCGGCGTCCTGGACGCCGAGAGCCGGCTCGTGCTGTGCCGGCGACTGGTGCGCGAGGGGCTGCTGCGTGTCGCCGACCCGACGGTGGGCCCCGGGGCGGGTCGGTGA
- a CDS encoding SGNH/GDSL hydrolase family protein produces MTRAQRARRVATAAALGGGGLTFVGALGLAVIAAEARLARRWIGTPFGLSAPNAEGVYGFGAGEPIDLAVLGDSSADGLGVERPEQTPGALIAGGLAAVSGRRVRLTNEAVVGAESTDLDDQVSELLSRVPAPDVAVILVGGNDVTHRVQVPVAVSALANAVRRLRATGCEVVVGTCPDLGTIEPIPQPLRALARRWSRELAAAQTVAVVEAGGRTVSLGDILGPEFSTSPRELFSADRFHPSAAGYARAAAALLPSVCAAAGYWPDGGAERAPDLRRGEGIAPVADAAAAAVEQPGTEVSGAEVGGSDRGPLGRWATLLRRRRLPAAATHR; encoded by the coding sequence GTGACACGGGCGCAACGAGCACGCCGGGTGGCCACCGCCGCCGCCCTGGGCGGAGGCGGCCTGACGTTCGTCGGTGCCCTCGGGCTGGCCGTGATCGCAGCCGAGGCACGACTGGCCCGCCGCTGGATCGGCACGCCGTTCGGGTTGTCCGCGCCGAACGCCGAGGGCGTCTACGGGTTCGGCGCCGGTGAGCCGATCGATCTCGCGGTCCTCGGTGACTCCAGCGCCGACGGTCTGGGCGTCGAGCGGCCCGAGCAGACCCCGGGCGCGCTCATCGCCGGAGGGCTGGCCGCCGTCTCCGGCCGTCGGGTCCGGCTGACGAACGAGGCCGTTGTCGGGGCGGAGTCGACCGACCTCGACGACCAGGTCAGTGAGCTGCTGTCCCGGGTGCCCGCCCCGGACGTGGCGGTCATCCTCGTCGGCGGCAACGACGTCACCCACCGGGTCCAGGTGCCGGTGGCCGTCTCGGCGCTCGCGAACGCCGTCCGCCGGCTGCGGGCGACGGGGTGCGAGGTCGTCGTCGGCACCTGCCCCGACCTCGGCACGATAGAGCCGATCCCGCAGCCGCTGCGCGCGCTGGCGCGGCGGTGGAGCCGCGAGCTCGCCGCGGCGCAGACGGTCGCCGTCGTCGAGGCGGGCGGCCGGACCGTCTCCCTCGGCGACATCCTCGGCCCGGAGTTCTCCACCTCGCCGCGGGAGCTGTTCAGCGCCGACCGGTTCCATCCCTCCGCCGCCGGGTACGCGCGCGCGGCTGCCGCCCTGCTGCCGAGCGTCTGCGCCGCCGCGGGGTACTGGCCGGACGGCGGTGCCGAGCGGGCACCGGACCTGCGCCGCGGCGAGGGCATCGCACCCGTCGCCGACGCGGCCGCCGCGGCGGTGGAGCAGCCGGGTACCGAGGTCTCGGGCGCCGAGGTGGGCGGCAGCGACCGCGGCCCGCTCGGCCGCTGGGCGACCCTGCTGCGGCGCCGACGCCTGCCCGCTGCCGCTACCCACAGGTAG
- a CDS encoding acetyl-CoA C-acetyltransferase encodes MAEAVIVSTARSPIGRAFKGSLKDIRPDDLAATIVSAALEKVPGLDPKDVDDLYLGCAEPWAEHGNNLARVVAVLAGYDHLPGVTVNRFCASSVQTTRMAFHAIKAGEGEVFVSGGVEMVSRYQNFAGAGQTPQDWVNPRFAEAQARTARMAESNETWHDPREDGALPDIYIAMGQTAENVATLRGVSRQRQDEWAVESQNRAEKAIADGFYAREITPVTTPDGTVVDADDSPRAGVTLDGVQALKPVFRENGTVTAGNCTPLNDGAAALVVMSDTKARDLGLTPLARVVSTGVSALSPEIMGLGPVDASRQALARAGMSIDDIDLVEINEAFAAQVLPSADDLGIDLDRLNVHGGAIALGHPFGMTGARITATLLNGLQSRDKQLGLETMCVGGGQGMAIIYERLS; translated from the coding sequence ATGGCCGAGGCCGTCATCGTCAGCACCGCCCGCAGCCCGATCGGCCGAGCGTTCAAGGGCTCGCTCAAGGACATCCGCCCCGACGACCTGGCTGCCACCATCGTCTCCGCCGCCCTGGAGAAGGTGCCGGGCCTGGACCCCAAGGACGTCGACGACCTGTACCTGGGCTGCGCCGAGCCGTGGGCCGAGCACGGCAACAACCTCGCCCGCGTGGTTGCCGTGCTCGCCGGGTACGACCACCTGCCCGGGGTCACGGTGAACCGGTTCTGCGCCTCCAGCGTGCAGACCACCCGGATGGCCTTCCACGCGATCAAGGCCGGCGAGGGGGAGGTGTTCGTCTCCGGCGGCGTCGAGATGGTGTCGCGCTACCAGAACTTCGCCGGAGCAGGCCAGACCCCGCAGGACTGGGTGAATCCGCGCTTCGCCGAGGCCCAGGCGCGGACGGCCCGGATGGCCGAGTCGAACGAGACCTGGCACGACCCCCGGGAGGACGGCGCCCTGCCCGACATCTACATCGCGATGGGGCAGACCGCCGAGAACGTCGCCACCCTGCGCGGGGTCAGTCGCCAGCGGCAGGACGAGTGGGCGGTGGAGAGCCAGAACCGGGCCGAGAAGGCCATCGCGGACGGGTTCTACGCCCGCGAGATCACCCCGGTGACGACGCCGGACGGCACCGTCGTCGACGCGGACGACTCCCCCCGCGCCGGAGTCACGCTCGACGGGGTACAGGCGCTCAAGCCGGTGTTCCGGGAGAACGGGACGGTGACGGCCGGCAACTGCACCCCCCTCAACGACGGGGCCGCCGCCCTGGTGGTCATGAGCGACACCAAGGCCCGCGACCTCGGCCTCACCCCGCTCGCCCGGGTGGTGTCCACCGGGGTCTCGGCACTCTCCCCCGAGATCATGGGCCTGGGCCCGGTGGACGCGTCGCGCCAGGCGCTGGCCCGGGCCGGGATGAGCATCGACGACATCGACCTCGTGGAGATCAACGAGGCGTTCGCGGCGCAGGTGCTGCCGAGCGCCGACGACCTGGGCATCGACCTCGACCGGCTGAACGTGCACGGCGGGGCCATCGCCCTGGGCCACCCCTTCGGGATGACCGGGGCCCGGATCACCGCGACGCTGCTCAACGGGCTGCAGAGCCGTGACAAGCAGCTCGGCCTGGAGACGATGTGCGTCGGCGGCGGCCAGGGGATGGCCATCATCTACGAGCGGCTCAGCTGA
- a CDS encoding cystathionine beta-synthase translates to MKYANHVMDLVGHTPLVRLNRVTEGVAPTVLAKVEYLNPGGSVKDRIALPMVEAAERSGALRPGGTIVEPTSGNTGVGLALVAQQRGYDCVFVCPDKVSEDKRNVLRAYGARVVVCPTAVPPDHPDSYYSVSDRLVREIEGGWKPDQYSNPEGPASHYATTGPEIWADTGGRVTHFVAGIGTGGTITGTGRYLKEISGGRVRVVGADPEGSVYSGGTGRPYLVEGVGEDFWPRAYDPSVPDEVLAVSDAESFAMTRRLAREEGLLVGGSCGMAVVAALRVARRLGPEATDQVVVVLLPDGGRGYLTKVFDDRWMASYGFVPAGEHATVADVLERKDGRLPELVHTHPTETVRDAVHVLREYGISQMPVVGAEPPVTAGEVLGAVSERDLLEAVFSGRAAMSDPVRDHMGPPLPQVGGGESVDAARRVLEEHDAVLVHVDGRPAGVLTRHDLLAFVAG, encoded by the coding sequence GTGAAGTACGCCAACCATGTCATGGATCTCGTCGGGCACACGCCTCTGGTCCGGCTGAACCGGGTGACCGAGGGTGTCGCTCCCACGGTTCTCGCCAAGGTCGAGTACCTCAACCCCGGTGGCTCCGTGAAGGACCGGATCGCACTGCCGATGGTGGAGGCCGCTGAGCGGTCCGGGGCACTGCGCCCCGGCGGGACGATCGTGGAGCCGACCTCGGGCAACACCGGGGTCGGGCTGGCCCTGGTGGCTCAGCAGCGGGGGTACGACTGCGTCTTCGTCTGCCCGGACAAGGTCAGCGAGGACAAGCGGAACGTGCTGCGCGCCTACGGCGCGCGGGTCGTCGTCTGTCCGACCGCGGTCCCTCCGGACCACCCGGACTCGTACTACTCGGTCTCCGACCGCCTGGTCCGTGAGATCGAGGGCGGCTGGAAGCCGGACCAGTACTCCAACCCGGAGGGACCGGCGTCCCACTACGCCACTACCGGCCCGGAGATCTGGGCGGACACCGGCGGTCGGGTCACTCACTTCGTCGCCGGCATCGGCACGGGGGGCACGATCACGGGCACGGGTCGCTACCTCAAGGAGATCAGCGGCGGCCGGGTCCGCGTGGTAGGGGCCGACCCTGAGGGGTCGGTGTACTCCGGCGGCACCGGACGGCCGTACCTCGTCGAGGGGGTGGGGGAGGACTTCTGGCCGCGCGCCTACGACCCGTCCGTGCCCGACGAGGTGCTCGCCGTCAGCGACGCCGAGTCCTTCGCGATGACCCGCCGGCTGGCCCGCGAGGAGGGACTGCTCGTCGGTGGCTCGTGCGGGATGGCGGTCGTCGCCGCCCTGCGGGTCGCCCGACGGCTCGGCCCGGAGGCCACCGACCAGGTCGTCGTCGTCCTGCTGCCGGACGGCGGCCGCGGCTACCTCACCAAGGTCTTCGACGACCGGTGGATGGCCTCCTACGGGTTCGTTCCCGCGGGGGAGCACGCCACCGTCGCGGACGTGCTGGAGCGCAAGGACGGTAGGCTGCCCGAGCTGGTGCACACTCACCCGACGGAGACCGTCCGTGACGCGGTGCACGTCCTGCGCGAGTACGGCATCAGCCAGATGCCGGTCGTGGGGGCCGAGCCCCCGGTGACCGCGGGCGAGGTGCTCGGCGCGGTGAGCGAGCGCGACCTGCTGGAGGCGGTGTTCTCCGGACGGGCGGCGATGTCCGACCCGGTGCGCGACCACATGGGCCCTCCGCTGCCGCAGGTCGGCGGGGGCGAGTCGGTCGACGCCGCTCGTCGAGTCCTGGAGGAGCACGACGCCGTCCTCGTCCACGTCGACGGCCGACCCGCCGGCGTGCTGACCCGCCACGACCTGCTCGCCTTCGTCGCCGGCTGA